One segment of Halococcus salsus DNA contains the following:
- a CDS encoding NRDE family protein has product MCTLVFAWNVFPDVPVAVAANRDESIDRPSNPPERVATDPGVVAPTDTEAGGTWIGYNEFGVFVAVTNRWTDADLAGERSRGLLVRDCLGCESAEDAARLAERAVEADEYEGFNLVVADANAALLLEWAGQLRVQNLDPGVHVVMNTGAIGDVTIPESWPERGERQAANGRQVREALQPEPGETGEAWLARGAEVLSDHDYGVCVHHEEFGFGTRSSSLIAIDDAGAATYRFANGPPCRTPFEPVESQV; this is encoded by the coding sequence ATGTGCACGCTCGTGTTCGCGTGGAACGTTTTTCCGGATGTCCCGGTAGCCGTGGCGGCGAACCGTGACGAATCGATCGACCGACCCTCGAACCCGCCCGAGCGGGTCGCGACCGATCCGGGGGTCGTCGCGCCGACCGACACCGAGGCCGGCGGAACGTGGATCGGCTACAACGAGTTCGGGGTGTTCGTCGCCGTCACGAACCGCTGGACGGACGCCGACCTCGCGGGCGAGCGCTCGCGCGGGCTGCTCGTCCGTGATTGCCTCGGCTGTGAGTCGGCCGAGGACGCGGCCCGACTCGCCGAGCGCGCGGTCGAGGCCGACGAGTACGAGGGCTTCAACCTCGTGGTCGCCGACGCGAACGCCGCGCTCCTCCTCGAATGGGCCGGGCAGCTACGAGTGCAGAACCTCGATCCTGGGGTCCACGTTGTGATGAACACCGGCGCGATCGGCGACGTCACGATCCCCGAATCCTGGCCCGAGCGGGGCGAACGCCAGGCCGCGAACGGCCGGCAGGTACGCGAGGCCCTCCAGCCCGAACCCGGCGAGACGGGTGAGGCGTGGCTTGCGCGCGGGGCCGAGGTCCTCTCGGACCACGACTACGGCGTCTGCGTCCACCACGAGGAGTTCGGCTTCGGGACGCGGTCGTCGTCGCTGATCGCCATCGACGACGCGGGCGCGGCCACCTATCGGTTCGCGAACGGGCCGCCGTGTCGCACGCCGTTCGAACCGGTCGAAAGTCAGGTTTAA
- a CDS encoding NUDIX hydrolase, with the protein MDLSRVVDRSAVAVTDGERDAAVLVPVIARETGPALLFTKRADHLGEHPGQMSFPGGGREPADDDLAATALREADEEIGLDPTTAEMVGRLDDIRTVTGYAIRPFVARVPDREYVPDEREVAEIAVLAIGDLTDLANYDSERRDHPHYGETRLHFFRVDGYVVWGATAQMLVQFLELATDWRMPPEPDRVVDPDAEFPV; encoded by the coding sequence ATGGACCTCTCGCGGGTTGTCGACCGGTCCGCCGTGGCGGTCACCGACGGGGAACGCGACGCCGCGGTGCTGGTCCCGGTCATCGCCCGCGAGACCGGCCCGGCGCTGCTGTTCACGAAGCGCGCCGACCACCTCGGCGAGCATCCGGGCCAGATGAGCTTCCCCGGCGGCGGCCGCGAACCGGCCGACGACGACCTCGCCGCGACCGCGCTTCGCGAGGCCGACGAGGAGATCGGGCTCGACCCGACGACCGCGGAGATGGTGGGTCGGCTTGACGACATCCGCACCGTCACCGGGTACGCCATCCGGCCGTTCGTCGCGCGGGTTCCCGACCGCGAGTACGTCCCCGACGAACGCGAGGTCGCCGAGATCGCGGTGCTCGCGATCGGCGACCTCACCGACCTCGCGAACTACGACTCCGAGCGGCGCGACCACCCCCACTACGGCGAGACCCGGCTCCACTTCTTCCGGGTGGACGGCTACGTCGTCTGGGGCGCGACCGCCCAGATGCTCGTCCAGTTCCTCGAACTCGCCACCGACTGGCGGATGCCCCCCGAACCCGACCGGGTCGTCGACCCCGACGCGGAGTTCCCGGTCTGA
- a CDS encoding glycosyl transferase family 2, which produces MEYVQERITTLHGVRDAAPEAPIDRTAVVVPMAGREYRTPAATRVFSTLEGVAPARVVVALQAGPERVADVRAWLDGFGLPVDLLWCDGPRLDALLAERGLAGETGKGRDVWLALGLASRHEFVVVHDADAISYSAADVPRLCAPLANGEFEFVKGYYARIERNRLFGRLFRLFYEPLVATLRERHAADVLDYLSAFRYALAGEVGLTGDLAQRVRLSRGWGLELDTLGSAFEQGGFERTAQVDLGIDVHDHREVSGGAGLAAMSREVGRALFRIVEAHGVRPDYDVLPSRYERTAARFVRQYAADARHNGLDYDPAGERDQVATYADAIVPPDADTRLPAWVDAPLDPADVREAVAADLAATKG; this is translated from the coding sequence ATGGAATACGTACAGGAACGGATCACGACGCTGCACGGCGTACGCGACGCCGCGCCCGAAGCCCCGATCGACCGAACCGCGGTCGTGGTGCCGATGGCGGGCCGCGAGTACCGAACGCCGGCCGCGACACGGGTCTTCTCGACGCTCGAAGGCGTCGCCCCCGCACGGGTGGTCGTCGCGCTCCAGGCCGGCCCCGAACGGGTGGCCGACGTCCGGGCGTGGCTCGACGGCTTCGGCCTCCCCGTCGACCTCCTGTGGTGTGACGGCCCCCGGCTCGACGCCCTGCTCGCCGAACGCGGTCTCGCGGGCGAGACCGGCAAGGGTCGTGACGTCTGGCTCGCGCTCGGCCTCGCGAGCCGCCACGAGTTCGTCGTGGTCCACGACGCCGACGCGATCTCCTACTCGGCCGCGGACGTTCCACGACTCTGCGCGCCGTTGGCCAACGGCGAGTTCGAGTTCGTGAAAGGCTACTACGCCCGCATCGAACGAAATCGACTCTTCGGCCGGCTGTTCCGGCTGTTCTACGAACCCCTGGTCGCGACCCTCCGCGAGCGCCACGCCGCCGACGTGCTCGACTACCTGAGCGCGTTTCGCTACGCGCTCGCCGGCGAGGTCGGGCTCACGGGCGACCTCGCGCAACGCGTCCGGCTCTCGCGCGGCTGGGGACTCGAACTCGACACCCTCGGGTCGGCGTTCGAACAGGGTGGATTCGAGCGGACGGCTCAGGTCGACCTCGGGATCGACGTCCACGACCACCGCGAGGTTTCGGGAGGCGCGGGGTTGGCGGCGATGAGCCGGGAGGTCGGCCGGGCGCTCTTCCGTATCGTGGAGGCACACGGCGTGCGGCCCGACTACGACGTGCTGCCGTCGCGCTACGAACGCACGGCGGCCCGGTTCGTTCGCCAGTACGCCGCCGACGCCCGCCACAACGGGCTCGACTACGACCCGGCGGGAGAGCGTGACCAAGTCGCGACGTACGCCGACGCGATCGTTCCCCCCGACGCGGACACCCGGCTCCCGGCGTGGGTCGACGCACCGCTCGACCCGGCCGACGTTCGGGAGGCCGTGGCGGCCGACCTCGCGGCGACGAAGGGTTAA
- a CDS encoding LysE family translocator has product MTVLGTVTTALAGVVFGLSVAAPPGPMNAVIAEESVTRGWTAGFRAGLGAMTADACFLVLALVGVVAVVERVPAVRGVAFAVGGLLMLYFAVGAARDATATHEAPAESRGFRKAFVLAITNPFQIAFWLTVGVGLLEPGRIDVLGSLPVGELSGLLVVRTGSPLLLVGFFAGILLWVVGFPATLVAAERRASGVGLAVAYASAIVLAGFGVVFLGEALTMVGSLG; this is encoded by the coding sequence ATGACGGTGCTCGGCACGGTGACGACGGCGCTCGCGGGCGTGGTGTTCGGTCTCTCGGTCGCCGCGCCGCCGGGTCCGATGAACGCGGTCATCGCGGAGGAGAGCGTGACGCGCGGCTGGACGGCGGGCTTCCGGGCTGGTCTCGGGGCGATGACCGCCGACGCCTGCTTTCTCGTGCTCGCGCTCGTCGGCGTCGTCGCGGTCGTCGAACGCGTGCCGGCGGTCCGCGGCGTCGCGTTCGCGGTCGGCGGCCTCCTCATGCTCTACTTCGCCGTCGGTGCGGCGCGCGACGCCACCGCCACCCACGAGGCACCCGCGGAGAGCCGCGGCTTCCGGAAGGCGTTCGTTCTCGCGATCACGAACCCGTTCCAGATCGCGTTCTGGCTCACGGTCGGTGTGGGCCTGCTCGAACCCGGCCGGATCGACGTGCTGGGTTCGCTTCCGGTTGGTGAACTCTCGGGCCTGCTGGTGGTCCGAACCGGGAGCCCGCTCCTCCTCGTCGGCTTCTTCGCCGGCATCCTGCTCTGGGTCGTCGGGTTCCCGGCGACGCTGGTCGCGGCCGAACGGCGCGCCTCGGGGGTCGGACTGGCGGTCGCCTACGCCAGCGCCATCGTGCTCGCCGGCTTCGGGGTCGTCTTCCTCGGCGAAGCGCTCACGATGGTCGGATCACTTGGGTGA
- a CDS encoding PstS family phosphate ABC transporter substrate-binding protein codes for MTRRPVSRRAVLASGVGVGAALAGCISTSATPPNVSSEGSDEGASGPVLRSGGSSTVYPIVSTAAGYWSTNEPYWHPDVYGIETQQHLADYWAGLYGFGPADGGAPPFSIRVSLSHSGTGLEKLRSGRLDMGNASAPVKAEFPDLSQSELEKYTDHVVGVDAQPIVVSQAIYDAGVTEISAKTLKAIYQGEIENWRDVPGYSGPPKEIQAVGRAEGSGTDTAFRSNLFGNSNAPIPGVDIRKGENQQVKQIVNGSDNAIAYMALAFVDDSVPSIALKAGGTTYTPGENLAEAGYPLARDLHCYTYDGTSKKEAALLRMLLSEYGQETFVAAAGYSVLPTDRRRNQTRKLPAPTR; via the coding sequence ATGACGCGAAGGCCCGTGAGTCGACGTGCCGTCCTCGCGAGCGGGGTGGGGGTCGGTGCGGCGCTCGCCGGTTGTATCAGCACGAGCGCGACGCCACCGAACGTCTCCAGTGAGGGGTCCGACGAGGGAGCATCCGGACCGGTGCTCCGTTCCGGCGGCTCCTCGACGGTCTATCCGATCGTGAGCACCGCCGCCGGCTACTGGAGTACCAACGAACCCTACTGGCACCCCGACGTCTACGGAATCGAGACCCAACAGCATCTCGCGGACTACTGGGCGGGGCTGTACGGTTTCGGTCCCGCCGACGGCGGCGCACCGCCCTTCTCGATACGCGTGAGCCTGAGTCACTCCGGAACCGGGCTCGAAAAGCTCCGGAGCGGCCGACTCGATATGGGCAACGCGAGCGCCCCGGTGAAGGCCGAGTTCCCCGACCTCAGCCAGTCGGAACTCGAGAAGTACACCGACCACGTCGTGGGTGTCGACGCCCAGCCGATCGTGGTGAGTCAGGCCATCTACGACGCCGGGGTCACGGAGATATCGGCGAAGACCCTGAAGGCGATCTACCAGGGTGAGATAGAGAACTGGCGCGACGTCCCCGGCTACTCGGGACCGCCAAAGGAGATCCAGGCGGTCGGCCGCGCCGAGGGCTCGGGCACCGACACCGCGTTCCGGAGCAACCTCTTCGGGAACTCGAACGCGCCCATCCCCGGTGTCGACATCCGGAAGGGCGAGAACCAGCAGGTCAAACAGATCGTCAACGGCTCGGACAACGCGATCGCCTACATGGCGCTGGCGTTCGTCGACGACTCGGTCCCGTCGATCGCGCTCAAAGCGGGCGGAACGACCTACACGCCCGGCGAGAACCTCGCGGAGGCGGGCTACCCGCTCGCGCGCGACCTCCACTGTTACACCTACGACGGCACCTCGAAGAAGGAGGCGGCGCTCCTCCGGATGCTGTTGAGCGAGTACGGCCAGGAGACGTTCGTGGCGGCGGCGGGCTACTCGGTGCTCCCGACCGACCGCCGTCGAAACCAGACCCGGAAACTCCCGGCCCCGACGCGATGA
- a CDS encoding DUF7109 family protein: MELSRDELAGVVDLFGALPPADLVSAGEELAYKRGTTFDGDNIDDAMTTYHLVRFGPDDGVVEGADEPLLAAGPAAFPVLPDGAEDLPHIFDREPVTPDRAALGTVVEERFRTDAARALGDGTGDIDRLLDTSYDIETWAPVDLGDIRDRLDAAAD; this comes from the coding sequence ATGGAACTCAGCCGCGACGAACTCGCCGGCGTGGTCGACCTCTTCGGGGCGTTGCCGCCGGCGGACCTGGTCAGTGCGGGCGAGGAACTCGCCTACAAACGGGGCACGACCTTCGACGGGGACAACATCGACGACGCGATGACCACCTACCACCTCGTGCGTTTCGGCCCCGACGACGGCGTGGTCGAGGGGGCCGACGAACCGCTGCTCGCCGCCGGCCCGGCCGCGTTTCCGGTGCTCCCCGACGGGGCCGAGGACCTCCCGCACATCTTCGACCGCGAGCCCGTGACGCCCGACCGGGCGGCGCTCGGAACCGTCGTGGAGGAGCGCTTCCGAACGGACGCGGCCCGCGCGCTCGGCGACGGGACGGGCGATATCGACCGACTCCTCGACACCAGCTACGACATCGAGACCTGGGCACCGGTCGACCTCGGCGACATCCGTGACCGGCTGGACGCCGCCGCCGACTGA
- a CDS encoding 1,4-dihydroxy-2-naphthoate polyprenyltransferase: MGTQAVSRRRAWLMAARPQTLPAAAAPVVVGIGLALGTRVFAPLPALAALVGALLIQVGTNFANDYYDAKSGVDSDDREGFTRVTQSGLIEPPQVRSAMIATFALAILVGVYLVYVGGVPIVVIGLASVAAGVLYAGGPYPFGSYGLGDLFVFVFFGLVAVTGTYYVQAAALATAFPLWLPPDTLPLAAVVASLPAAALSTNILVVNNLRDRETDEAAGKRSLAVIIGYRWSRVEFVLLLGMAYTVPVVFWLTGFSLLVLAPLLTIPYAVRIAETVVTHTDGDVLNPALSQVGKLLAAHSVLFALGLALPGVLG, from the coding sequence ATGGGAACACAGGCGGTCTCACGACGGCGAGCGTGGCTGATGGCCGCACGTCCACAGACCCTCCCGGCGGCGGCCGCGCCGGTGGTCGTCGGCATCGGTCTCGCGCTCGGGACGAGGGTGTTCGCCCCGCTGCCGGCGCTCGCGGCGCTCGTCGGTGCGCTCCTCATCCAGGTGGGGACCAACTTCGCGAACGACTACTACGACGCCAAATCCGGCGTGGACTCCGACGACCGCGAGGGGTTCACGCGGGTCACCCAATCGGGGCTCATCGAACCCCCACAAGTCCGGTCGGCGATGATCGCGACGTTCGCGCTCGCGATCCTCGTCGGGGTCTATCTGGTGTACGTCGGTGGCGTGCCGATCGTCGTCATCGGTCTCGCCAGCGTCGCCGCCGGGGTCCTCTACGCCGGCGGGCCCTACCCGTTCGGCTCCTACGGACTGGGCGACCTCTTCGTCTTCGTCTTCTTCGGGCTCGTCGCCGTCACCGGCACCTACTACGTCCAGGCCGCCGCGCTCGCGACGGCCTTCCCGCTCTGGCTGCCCCCGGATACCCTGCCGCTCGCGGCGGTCGTCGCCAGCCTCCCCGCCGCGGCACTTTCGACTAACATCCTCGTGGTCAACAACCTCCGCGACCGCGAGACCGATGAGGCGGCCGGCAAGCGCTCGCTCGCGGTCATCATCGGCTACCGCTGGAGCCGCGTCGAGTTCGTCCTCCTGCTCGGGATGGCGTACACGGTCCCCGTCGTCTTCTGGCTCACCGGCTTCTCGCTCCTCGTGCTCGCGCCGTTGCTCACGATCCCCTACGCCGTCCGCATCGCCGAGACGGTCGTCACCCACACCGACGGCGACGTGCTGAACCCCGCGCTCTCGCAGGTCGGGAAACTCCTCGCGGCCCACTCGGTGCTGTTCGCGCTCGGCCTCGCCCTGCCGGGGGTCCTCGGGTGA
- the menC gene encoding o-succinylbenzoate synthase, whose protein sequence is MRVERFSLSLSTPLSTAHGTIDAREGFVVRVEVGGTGGVGEATPLPGWTESLDACEAALERARRTTDDDWDAALADLDDAPAARHGLALALADARSRAADVPLYRHLGGAPSDRVPVNATIGDGSPDETVGEARRAVESGFRTLKVKVGTRAVEADVERLRAVRTAVGPDVALRADANAAWDPSEARRALPELADVDLAYLEQPLSSTDLAGHAALRGDVPIALDESLAAHSVAAVVDAGAADRVVLKPMVLGGPDRAREAALAAREAGIDAVLSTTIDGALARAGAVHVAASLADPPAAGLATADRLATDLIPDPAPVADGHAHVPKGAGNAPDPGEDST, encoded by the coding sequence GTGAGGGTCGAGCGGTTCTCGTTGTCGCTTTCGACGCCGCTCTCGACCGCCCACGGCACCATCGACGCTCGCGAGGGATTCGTCGTGCGGGTCGAGGTCGGCGGTACCGGAGGGGTCGGCGAAGCGACGCCGCTTCCGGGCTGGACGGAGTCGCTCGACGCCTGCGAGGCGGCCCTCGAACGAGCTCGGCGCACGACCGACGACGACTGGGACGCGGCGCTCGCCGACCTCGACGACGCGCCGGCCGCGCGTCACGGCCTCGCGCTCGCGCTCGCTGATGCCCGCTCACGTGCGGCCGACGTCCCCCTCTATCGACACCTCGGCGGCGCTCCTTCGGACCGCGTCCCGGTGAACGCCACCATCGGCGACGGCTCGCCGGACGAAACCGTCGGGGAAGCCCGACGGGCGGTCGAGTCGGGCTTTCGAACCCTCAAGGTCAAGGTCGGCACGCGGGCCGTCGAGGCGGACGTCGAACGCCTCCGCGCGGTCCGGACGGCGGTGGGGCCCGACGTCGCCCTCCGAGCCGACGCCAACGCCGCGTGGGACCCGTCGGAAGCGCGCAGGGCACTCCCCGAGCTCGCCGACGTCGACCTCGCGTACCTCGAACAGCCTCTCTCGTCGACCGACCTCGCGGGCCACGCCGCCCTCCGGGGGGACGTCCCCATCGCGCTCGACGAGTCGCTCGCGGCGCACTCGGTTGCGGCGGTCGTCGACGCCGGAGCGGCCGATCGAGTGGTACTGAAACCGATGGTGCTCGGCGGGCCGGACCGGGCTCGCGAGGCCGCGCTCGCCGCACGAGAGGCTGGGATCGACGCGGTGCTCTCGACCACCATCGACGGCGCGCTCGCGCGTGCCGGTGCGGTCCACGTCGCCGCGAGCCTCGCCGACCCGCCCGCCGCGGGTCTCGCGACCGCCGACCGCCTCGCGACGGACCTGATCCCCGACCCCGCACCCGTCGCCGATGGCCACGCACACGTCCCCAAGGGGGCTGGAAACGCACCCGACCCGGGGGAGGACTCGACCTGA
- the msrB gene encoding peptide-methionine (R)-S-oxide reductase MsrB, with product MSNQETTTGSDLPETDEEWREVLTEEEYAILREQGTEPKFSGDLLDQHDDGTFVCAGCGTELFDSETKFDSKTGWPSFTDAVGDSVELRKDTSHGMVRTEVVCATCGGHLGHVFDDGPDPTGKRYCINSAALDFDDEDA from the coding sequence ATGTCGAACCAAGAGACGACGACCGGGTCCGACCTGCCGGAGACCGACGAGGAGTGGCGCGAGGTGCTGACCGAGGAGGAGTACGCCATCCTGCGCGAGCAGGGGACCGAACCCAAGTTCTCGGGCGACCTCCTCGACCAGCACGACGACGGCACGTTCGTCTGTGCGGGCTGTGGCACCGAGCTGTTCGACTCGGAGACCAAGTTCGACTCCAAGACCGGATGGCCGAGCTTCACAGACGCCGTCGGGGACTCGGTCGAACTCAGAAAGGACACCTCACACGGCATGGTCCGAACCGAGGTCGTCTGTGCGACCTGCGGGGGTCACCTCGGCCACGTCTTCGACGACGGCCCCGACCCCACGGGCAAACGCTACTGCATCAACTCCGCCGCGCTCGACTTCGACGACGAGGACGCCTGA
- a CDS encoding class I adenylate-forming enzyme family protein, translating to MDVLGRRVETSPTATALVAGEHEWSYTDLDATVERVAGRLAALGLGPGDHLGVLTETRPAAVALVHAAARLGCVLVAFNARLTPTELGSQVERAGLAALVCEADTEETAIDVADGLPVASVDGTTTNDATALDTVEPAAFEPSPRPAEQPALLLATSGTTGEPKLVVLTGENLRSSAVASAFRLGLSPDDRWLDPLSVYHMGGFAPVFRSALYGTTVVLPEGGFDPETTLAALDDHDCTGVSLVPTMLRRLLDAGSLPDSLRFVLLGGAPTPPELVDRCARRGIPVCPTYGMTETASQVATARPEEAVAHTGTVGRPLFGTRLSMLDGAGDPVETGETGEIVVSGPTVFEGYYGDDDATASAFSAAGFHTGDVGHRDAAGRLWVTGRLDDRIQTGGELVDPREVAAVLRDHPAVEDVAVVGLPDPEWGERVGAVVVRKDVVDRAELDTHCRERLAGFKLPRTMAFADSLPRTASGTVERDAVRRRLLDHGE from the coding sequence ATGGACGTGCTCGGCCGGCGTGTCGAGACCTCGCCGACCGCGACCGCGCTCGTCGCGGGCGAGCACGAGTGGAGCTACACCGACCTCGACGCGACGGTCGAGCGGGTCGCGGGACGGCTCGCGGCCCTCGGGCTCGGACCCGGCGACCACCTCGGGGTCCTCACCGAGACCCGGCCCGCCGCGGTGGCGCTCGTCCACGCCGCGGCGCGCCTCGGCTGCGTGCTCGTCGCGTTCAACGCCCGGCTCACACCGACGGAACTCGGCTCGCAGGTCGAGCGCGCCGGCCTCGCGGCGCTCGTTTGCGAGGCCGACACCGAGGAGACGGCTATCGACGTTGCCGATGGCCTCCCGGTCGCGTCCGTCGACGGAACCACCACGAACGATGCGACGGCACTCGACACCGTCGAGCCCGCCGCGTTCGAACCGTCCCCGCGACCCGCCGAGCAGCCCGCACTGTTGCTCGCGACGTCGGGCACCACCGGCGAGCCGAAGCTCGTCGTGCTCACGGGCGAGAACCTCCGGTCGAGCGCGGTGGCCTCGGCGTTCCGACTCGGGCTCTCCCCCGACGACCGCTGGCTCGACCCGCTCTCGGTCTATCACATGGGCGGGTTCGCACCGGTCTTTCGCTCGGCGCTCTACGGCACGACCGTCGTGCTTCCCGAGGGAGGCTTCGACCCCGAGACGACCCTGGCGGCGCTCGACGACCACGACTGCACCGGCGTCTCGCTCGTCCCGACCATGCTCCGCCGGCTGCTCGACGCCGGGTCGCTCCCCGACTCGCTTCGCTTCGTCCTGCTCGGTGGTGCGCCGACCCCGCCCGAACTCGTCGACCGGTGCGCCCGCCGCGGGATCCCGGTCTGTCCGACCTACGGCATGACCGAGACCGCCTCGCAGGTCGCCACCGCCCGGCCCGAGGAGGCGGTCGCCCACACCGGTACCGTCGGCCGGCCGCTGTTCGGCACCCGACTGTCGATGCTCGACGGCGCGGGAGACCCCGTGGAGACGGGCGAGACCGGCGAGATCGTCGTCTCGGGGCCGACGGTCTTCGAGGGATACTACGGCGACGACGACGCGACCGCGTCCGCGTTCTCGGCGGCGGGTTTTCACACCGGTGACGTCGGCCACCGCGACGCCGCGGGTCGGCTCTGGGTCACGGGACGACTCGACGACCGGATCCAGACCGGCGGCGAACTCGTCGACCCTCGGGAGGTCGCCGCGGTGCTCCGCGACCATCCCGCGGTCGAGGACGTCGCCGTCGTCGGGCTTCCCGACCCCGAGTGGGGCGAGCGCGTCGGTGCGGTGGTCGTCCGAAAGGACGTCGTCGACCGGGCGGAACTCGACACGCACTGTCGCGAACGGCTCGCGGGTTTCAAGCTCCCGCGAACGATGGCGTTCGCCGACTCGTTGCCGCGGACCGCCTCGGGAACCGTCGAGCGCGACGCGGTTCGTCGGCGGTTGCTCGACCACGGCGAGTAA
- a CDS encoding helix-turn-helix transcriptional regulator, whose protein sequence is MSTTVEEELSEDERAGLELVRTTGGVHQSDFWKELDVTSRKGSRIAESLEDRDLIEREDTVYEGHNTYYLSPVARDLDFSLLMAGNNLSPLVGEEDVEPESDVFSQWIMQLAYE, encoded by the coding sequence ATGAGCACCACGGTCGAGGAGGAACTCTCGGAGGACGAACGCGCCGGTCTCGAACTCGTCCGCACGACGGGCGGGGTCCACCAGAGCGACTTCTGGAAGGAACTCGACGTCACCTCCCGGAAGGGCAGCCGGATCGCCGAATCGCTCGAGGACCGCGACCTCATCGAACGCGAGGACACCGTCTACGAGGGCCACAACACCTACTACCTCTCGCCGGTCGCCCGCGACCTGGATTTCTCGCTGCTGATGGCGGGCAACAATCTCTCGCCGCTGGTCGGCGAGGAGGACGTCGAACCCGAGAGCGACGTCTTCTCCCAGTGGATCATGCAGCTCGCCTACGAGTAG
- a CDS encoding lysylphosphatidylglycerol synthase transmembrane domain-containing protein: protein MAVESTDLIDRRSVAKMVVGFAVAAVFVYFLGRVVGWSEILAALGRADPRWVVVGCLATCGYLLAWTKTWQVVLDAGGIRVGYRRLVPTYLAATFANYTTPFGQAGGEPFIAYVLAADTDASYEESLASVSTADLMNLLPFFTFAGFGLAALAVTGTVPPGARSILAGLAAIAIGVPGLVYAAWRRRDLVTRLLMGVVGPVAARIDRIETAAVRARIDGFYDHVARIADEPRDLVVGLVFSYLGWACFAAPLYFAGLALGFTISPLLVVFLVPASSLAGAVPTPGGLGAVSTALVALLVALTPMGAGSAAAVALLYRAMSYVFALLVAGPTALYVTARV, encoded by the coding sequence GTGGCGGTCGAGTCCACGGACCTCATCGACCGGCGCTCGGTCGCGAAGATGGTCGTCGGCTTCGCCGTCGCCGCGGTGTTCGTCTACTTCCTCGGACGCGTCGTCGGCTGGAGCGAGATCCTCGCCGCGCTCGGGCGCGCGGACCCGCGGTGGGTCGTCGTCGGCTGCCTCGCCACGTGTGGCTACCTCCTCGCGTGGACGAAGACGTGGCAGGTGGTGCTCGACGCCGGCGGGATACGGGTCGGCTACCGCCGGCTGGTGCCGACGTACCTCGCGGCGACGTTCGCCAACTACACCACCCCGTTCGGCCAGGCCGGCGGCGAACCCTTCATCGCGTACGTCCTCGCCGCCGACACCGACGCGAGCTACGAGGAGAGCCTCGCGAGCGTCTCGACTGCGGACCTCATGAACCTCCTCCCGTTCTTCACCTTCGCGGGGTTCGGGCTCGCCGCGCTCGCGGTCACCGGCACCGTCCCGCCCGGCGCGCGGTCGATCCTCGCCGGGCTGGCGGCGATCGCCATCGGGGTTCCGGGACTGGTCTACGCCGCCTGGCGACGGCGCGACCTCGTGACACGTCTCCTCATGGGGGTCGTCGGTCCGGTCGCGGCCCGTATCGACCGCATCGAGACGGCGGCGGTCAGGGCGCGGATCGACGGCTTCTACGACCACGTGGCGCGGATCGCCGACGAGCCACGCGACCTGGTCGTCGGCCTCGTGTTCTCGTACCTCGGCTGGGCCTGTTTCGCCGCCCCGCTCTACTTCGCTGGGCTCGCGCTCGGCTTCACGATCAGTCCATTGCTGGTGGTCTTCCTCGTGCCCGCGAGTTCGCTCGCCGGGGCCGTGCCGACGCCGGGCGGGCTGGGCGCGGTCTCGACGGCGCTCGTCGCGCTCCTCGTCGCGCTGACGCCGATGGGAGCGGGTTCGGCGGCGGCGGTGGCGCTGCTCTATCGTGCGATGAGCTACGTCTTCGCGCTCCTCGTGGCCGGCCCGACCGCGCTCTACGTCACCGCTCGCGTCTGA